One Hylaeus volcanicus isolate JK05 chromosome 8, UHH_iyHylVolc1.0_haploid, whole genome shotgun sequence genomic window, tttttattaaatttgcactcggttgaattaattatcatccctaattttttaaataatatatatgcaACTTCTTTTTAATCCATCAATGTCACAAATTACAGTTGGTTGTATTTCCATTCTATTTTAGGTCTCCTTGGATATACCAACTCACAAGGAAGTTTACCCAACACGGATGAAGTATTAAACAAAGTTTCTAATGTCTTGGATTTAAACAGTCTGAATGTATCTTCGATACCAGATTTAGAAAGCCTTAACACATCGGCGATACCGGCTTTGAATGATGCGAGGAATCTGctcaaacaaaaatgtgatCAAAATGGGGGAGAGGGTGCATTTGAGACTGCCGATCGTGCCAAAGGTGAGATAGCGCAGTGCCTTAAATCATTTGTGAATGTCACGAAGTTGCaagaagaaatggaaaaatacaaACCTACCGGAGATTTGGATATTGTGTTCAAAAATTATTGCCGCAAAACTCCTATGCTTAAGAGCTGTGTGAGCAACTTCACAGCAGCCATAGAGCCTTGTTTGGAAcctaaagaaaaagaaaataagaaaataattcaaaacatTACGGACTCTCTTCTTAGTTTCATATGCTTTAAAGAAGGAGATCGCATTGCTCGTAAGTACATAAGtattaaaatgtttgcaaatcTGAGCTGTTTATTACGAAATGGTGactcgaaacattttcataatgAACAGCTCTTATGTATAGAAAATAGGAGTGGCAATCATTAGAAactaattcaataaatttctccTCATTTACAGTTTTCATATCTGCCGATGGGCCAGAATGTTTGCAATCGAAGCAACAAGATATTGGAAATTGTCTCAATGCTACATTTGGTAGTTACTTACCTCCTGTTGATTCTAATGGTGGACTTTTAGGAGGGTTGGAAAGTCTTCCATCTCTTATTCTTGGACCTAAGGAGTGCTCGTAAGTAGATATTAAgctatatacatttatttagacTTCAAAATTGGCAGGCTAAATCATAGTAGTGTAAGccaaaaattttataaaaaaattttttttcatatcattTATGTTAACGCAAGCATGAATcaacatcattttttaattatgttattGCATTAAATCCTTGAATAAATGTGTATCTTATGGTGTATATACAGGGATGTTTCCAAACTTCAAACTTGTATCGTGAATAAACTGGAAACATGTTCGGATCCAACACCAGCGAACATTGTAGATTCTATATTCAACTTTATTTTCCGAGTAACGCCGTGTCGAGGTTTAACAACGGCTCGAAGTGCTGCTTCTTCTAGGTCTACAATTAGTTTGCTGACGACAAgcatagtatttttattattaagattcgtctgaagaaaattcaattaagttttgcatattatacatatcACAATTCAGCGTCAACGAATACAtgcgattaaataattttgtaatcaattaTGTACACATTTCTTTCGATCAACATATGTTCCAATGAAGTATGTTACAAGATGTGATATTTCTCtttcatgtaaaatataatttgaactTAGACGACATCGACGAAGAAAGTCAGGTAACATATTCAAGAAATAGCAAATGATTTCTTTCTGTTtgtaatctttatttattatctaatTGAAGTATGACCATTATATGTGGCTGaaacgttttaataataatcgagGTGCTTTAGAAAAGACTGACATAAACTCGAGACATAAATATGCGGCACATTGGACAGACGTTTGGTTTAATGCATGATATCCTCTTGTTTGGCAATGTTTTAGAAGAGAAAACGTGTAGTTATTGGACGGCTGTCCAACGTGCCGTGTATGTATGTTCTTACTAATATTCGTAGGTGTCCATCTGTACACGTAAACAAAATCTAAATGTAAACTATACTACAATAAGACTAGCTCTTCTTGACTTTGCTACACTTTGAATATGTTAAATTTTGTACCATAGTTACATATTTGAGCAGGTTGATACGAtcttgtaatataaatattattaattatatgcaataatacaacttgtattaatacaaaaacTCACACAAATTGTATTCATCATTCACCTTTGATTTTGCTACATTGTAGACATTCGAGTTCTTGTTTTTTAGCGTTTCAAAATGTGTTCTCAACTTTGAATCAGAGGTACGAAACGATTCATCgatatatattgttatatcGACCTCCTTAAGCCGAAACTATGAATGTACGATTcgatgaattttgaaattcgtagttttgatatttccaaaatggacAATAACTGATAACGACAGTTATATTcacgaattaaatttacataataatcACCATTGTTATCTAACGTATACATTTATCGTTTTGGCATAAAGCTAAAAAGACATTCAATGATTTGATACATATCTTTACTAAAAAAAGGGGGACGATATTATTTTAGCAACGAAAATGCGTCgttcttaaaaagaaaaacttaaaagtcgtttatatttttttaacgttgtTTTTATActtcaagaatataaaataacatacaaTTGTTACAAGAACTGTGCCTAACTCCTTTGATTCTTGCAActgctttatttttttccaagaaGAACCTTCCTTCCTTTAACTATCTATCCCTTTTTTAGTTAAATCAGTTACAATCATGGATTATTCATCCCCCCCAAAATATTGCGTATTTCAAAACCTGCATTTACCAAAAAATACCCTGATAACTTCAAGAAACAGATGTTTAAGCATGTTTTATCTGACCTTCTGTTATCGTTTTTAAAACAATCGCATTCTTCTACAATATCATGCCGATTAGTAGTagacaaatgcataaaattccaTATACCTACATCGTTATTCTCAAATTTGCTCCAgtgtgtaaaatgaaatatagttTTCTTAAAGAAggattataatttcttttctaataatggtgcaaaattataagaattccaacaattttcgtaatttgttctaaaatataatatatcaatCTTCGGATGACCTTGCGAGGACATTGAATTGTTCTTTTTATCAGCTACAATACTACGATATTGAGAATattccattccatttaaaaaacattgatgaccttgaaatttctgaaaatatggccttgaattaatttttttgcctGTCATAGTATGTCCCCTTCCAaagcaaacattttcttctgtGGACGTATCTTCGTATCATTAAAAGCAACGGAGATACATGGTGATCCGTTCGCTAGTAGACACAATGGACGACCACAACAATAGTTGACCGTCATTGTAGCAcattgtagactttatgacGGGGACCCCCGCAGCGAAAGCGGCTGTACAGGTGAAAATTGTGTGTGCAGAGCAGAAAGTCCCCTAAGTACCAGCCTTGAGTATAATGGAAGGTTGAGAAGCACTGCTTTAAATTAAAGCCTTCAATTTCGGCGAAGTGCATCCAGTTCCTATTGGTCGCGAAAGTGAGAGATTGATTGGTCGATACGTGACATTTGTCGAAAATATGACGCATGCGTCGTGATTGTTCGGGAATATTCGTTAGCGTTCGGGAAAGTGTCGCCATTCGCGAAAGACAGCGCACTTGAGAAGGCCCGTCGCAGGCTGTCTCGACGTGTATGTTTTGAATAGTTCGCAACATGTTAATGAGTTTTTAccaagtttttattaaaaattcatgcagtGTATTCAGTATACGAACGAAAATTTTTAGTGCAAGACATTTACCCTCTTGATCGAGTATTTTCGTTAGTATCAATTGTGCAATAAGGAAGGCGAAGAACAATGCCTGGCAAAGGGAGCAGAAAAGGAAAATCCGGTAAGAACTGGCTCGATTTTTCGATCGTTTTTTTTACGGTGTACAATTCACTGGCATAATTGTTTTCGAGAAGATGAGAATGATTTTCGTGACAGAACACGTGGTAgacaattattaacattatccGTCTAGGTCTAGACGAATGACTCATCCTGTATATAAATCTCATTTATTTCGTCTTACGTCACGAATACTTAGTCGATTagcgtatttttcttttaacaacCGCGTGTGCACACGATGAATTATTTCCATGGCCAAGAAATCGCGTATCGATTCACATAATATCTGGAACTACCTTGAATCGAGCCATCGTTTGTGCCACCATCTCTTATACCCATGTGACTTTCATGCTTTCCGCACATGGATCTTTGGGTTAGAAAACTACCAGGAAAATTTAGATGTTTTTAATGATTCGAGCAAATATGTGATTGAAATTCTCCAACGACAATAATCCTGCGTTAACTTCGTCCATCGGATTTCTCGTGTCGAATCACAAGGAAACAAAATATCTCGAACAGGAGATATACGTAAGGGTTAGATGCATGAATTGTACTTTTTGCGATGACCAACCATGACTTTTTCCGAATCGTTTGCGCTAAATTTAGATCGTCACGCTTGGTACACCTTTGAATATTTACGATTCATTAAAATGGTTtcactgaaattttattataacacCATTCGCAGACGCGGACAATGTTcttcgtgttttatttttcacctaagataaaatttcattgttttcaacGTATGCATGAAATCTTTAGAAACATCATTATTTCGATAGCGTTTAGTACGTATTTTAGTTTATGAATTAGTATTTTTGTATGGATCATGTTCTCCAATGAGCTTGTGAAAAAGTTGAACTTGTTTTAAGGAATGCAGTTCTGGTATTATAAATACCTCTAATGAAAGGAAATGTGCATCCACGTATATCGTACAATGcgtaacaatttaatttctctttataaATTGAGTTACAAAAGAATATCAATTTCAGTGTTagaactttcatttttttttgtatcaatgCTATCTTATCAGATATATCATATGTAGCACAATTATTTCAGATGTCAAGAATACCAGCTGTTTAGACTTTACATTATGTAATATAACGTTTACTTTCAACAGCTGTTCAGTTTcagttcatttttataacttaattgtaaatattgatgtaatgatataaaaaatatatttttcatttcaatatataaaattatttttttcttaacatttcaagattattttaatttccttaGAGGTCCAATTACTGTATTGTATCTTCTAAAGACTTTACCAGTTACATAGTTACCAAATGACATAGTAATACATCTGGTAaaacaattgaataaataaaagaacacttgttttattttctctggCTATACAATAGCTTAAAATGCGAAAGTACAACCATGACTTATCAGAAATACTTACTAATATCATTTGTGATATGATAAAAGAGGAGCGTCACTTGTATTTAAGTAATGCAGCCATCTGTGGACTTTGCATGTTGTCCATATCTGGGTGACAGTCTAGTTAGAGTTATCAACGAATGTTTCATTGATACCATTTCCCCAATCCTGTCTATGACCAAGCTTATGCCAACAATTGTTTCCTTTGACATTACCTGTTTGCTGATATATCTGGCATACCTTATTACAGAGGTGCCCAGACTAAGCTCGTGGAAATTTGATGaatgcatatattttattttatattgtgtatgatgaatacatatttgttGTTCTGGCCCCTTTATTAGGTGATATGAATATATTCGCtataattcagatttttaaaatctcaGCTTGGACAGCTCTGACTTACTGACAAGAGAACTTCAGTACTTGATATATGATTTATGTTGATTTACACAATATAACTACAATAGATATTACAGATATAGGTAATATATTgaagaataaaacaattatttaaatccatTATCTTTTGGATTGTTTTGCGTCATATTCGCAAACATATGCACACTTGCATTCTCActattctcaatttttttgcaTCATACATAAGGTACTAATACAGCAGTATCAAAATTTGAGTTTAATAACTTAGAATTTTGCTATCTTTTGATATTTCTCTATTAAACAATTTGGTATCATATTATAATCCCATTGTATAGTAAGCATAATAAGGAAAGCATTTCTTAAACAGGTCACGGTGGAAAAAAAGCTGAGCTAACATCCGACGAGGATTCGATTAACAATGATGCATGCAGTGTATCCAGCAGTCAATCTGATAATCGCAGCATGTTGGACGATGTGAACGATAACAACGAAGTCGAAGAATTCTCACAGCAAGAAGCGTTCGaggagaaattaaaagaagcgATAGATGGTCTAACGCAAAGAAGTGCAAAGGGCAGAACAGTTTGCTTCAatggaattgaaaaaatttttgcTATTAAGTATGTGCCAGATTTTGTAGAGGACAGGAAAATGACTATTGCTGATGCAGTAGAACGAGGTTTAAAAAAAGGACGTAGCGAAGAACAGTCGACAGCAGCCAGATTAAGTACTTTGCTTTGCGTTCAATTGGGAGCATTTGAAAGTGCAGAAACAGTCTGTAAAGATTTAAAAAGTACTTTGACGTTCATTGCTAGCGATACAACAGCTTCGACTCAAGCTCGTTCTGAGGTGAGctgaaaagtaattattatataataattgcagTGAAACCTGTTTAAGATGCGATGGAGGTAACGACATGTTTGCAGTCAAAGTGTTAAcgacaaaataataaattttaataaaacttgcAGTGCTGCTGGGCTTTAAGcatgaatcaatttttatcgggCAACGATGTAGTAGATACTATCGAAATTGTGCAATTACTGTCTGGTATATTTTCTGGTTCCTATTTGAAAGGAAATGGAgctatacaaaatatttcatccgaAATGGCAGCATTACATGCAACAGCAATCTCATCATGGACACTTCTTTTAACAGTTATGAGCCCGGCtgatatacataatttacttGCAAGTGATAGAACCAATACTTACATGCCGTGAGTATTTTAGCTATGTATACTTATCCGTATAGGACCGTATATGGACATTAATGTAAATTGGTAaccaaaaatcaattttatttcagttctTTGAACAGACTGCGAGAATTACTCGAATCACCACATTTGGATGTACGGTTATCAGCTGGAGAAGCTCTTGCTGTAATATTTGAACTTGGTCGTGATTTCTCTTGCGATTACGAACAAGGCTGGTCATTGGATTTAATTgaagtattaaaagaattggCTACAGATTCCAACAAGTACAGAGCGAAGAAAGATCGGAAGCAACAAAGAGCTAATTTCAGAGATATACTTCACTACATAGAAGTATGTTTCTTAACGAATGTATCAATAATGTTTGTAGTTGTGTGCTATATTACTAATTACTATTGCTATAATCGTTATTAGGAAGATATTGTACCAGAAATGCACGTGAAATTCGGTCAAGAAGTTCTGTATTTAGAAGGATGGTGTGCACGAACTCAGTATAACGCATGCTGTAGACTACTGGGTCCGGGTATTAATATTCACCTCGCTGAAAATCAACTTTTACGTGAAATTTTCCACCTTGGCAACAAAGTTTTACCAATACAACCAAATCAAAAAACTACCAAATTGGAAAGGGTAAGATTATTAATGCGGGAATATGAACGTCAATTAGAATTTGTAATTCcataattaacgaaacgtttcaattttgtcCACAGACATTGATGAACGCAGCTGCATTTAAGGCACGCACTATTCAACGTAACAAGAACAGAGATAAACGATCAGCAGCCTTGGCACCGTAATTCTTCATCTTTCtgcttttatatattaaataacttgttttaGGATAATGCAAACTCgattacactttttatttattacaactaTTCGATCATGAGAAACTATTTAATACTATATAGTTTTCGGTAATCGTTtagtttaaattgtaaatagagTTGAATATTGACAAGAAGATTAgttaaatgttttcatttggcacaattaaaaattgttttaaccCGTTAGCCAAAAGCAACGTTGTACAATGTTATTTAGTGCTACTTAAGTTTTGTATATACAGAactaaaatatgtatatacgaaaAACACTTAGTACAATAACGACTTATATTGTTTCCTTCGCATAGCGAAGTTATTGATGTCAATTGATGATTTTGCGAAGTTTAATAACGTTAACATTTGCCACGATAGTGtatgcaaacaaaaaattagaacatttgtttactacatgaatttttctaaattttaataatcgagttactatgaatattttaacgttCACAAATAACTTCTTGTTTCAAGTGCACGTTACATCGTACACAATATCTGATCATTCTTCTTAATTAGATGTAACTATCTAAGTaagatatttcattaaaaatatatactggCATTGTACATAATTACCAAGTTATGACATAGCATAGGAATATTGATTATATcacgtaataaaataaagtgaaatacttgcaatttttttaactttattacaatttcaataatagTACAATCTTTGCACATAACAATccaacatatatttttaaataatccatCTCTTgtagatttatatttacatcACAGCTTGGTCATGAAAGTGTAAAGAAATTACCCTGATTAAATCGAATACAAGGTTATAGTACGATGGATGCACACAATACTCTTtacatatatatcatataCAATCCATGAAATTCCTTTAGTTCTGACACCGGGAGATTGAAAAAGGGCCGGGAAAGTCAGGTACTAATCAAACGTCCtctcataaattaaatatgcattgtagtaatgttttctttttttcgactAGTTATATGGAAGTATATTAAGAAAGTCAACcgatataaaatgtttgtaatacTCAAATTACTCCACTAGAGAGTAATTGAGTTAATTGCATAGGTACGTTATAAGTGTAATTTTAacgtttgatttttaaattctttttcggaTAGCATGTGCCATCTGTATCCCAATATTCTAGAGACTTCTTTCTCGGTAGTTTCATAGCTGCGACTACTCGTTTTAATCCATTGATAATGTTCCGGTGAccaattcaatattttcaaccaATCTCTATCGCATCTCTTTAAAACTGCGTTTCGTCGGACATGTAAACAACGCAAAGCCTTGGCGgtagaaacaatttctaaaatcgTAGCTGTTGATACCTTATCTCGGATCAtctgtacaaaaatattccacggGTGTAAAATTCGATCAGAGtacttgtttaaaattaatcagaCGTTTTTCAAACATCCACCAGTTACTTCAATGATTCTTAACTTGTTGAAGTTTACAGCACAGTTTagaaagtttttaatatttttaaaactgttagaaaataattctctgTTTTCTTTAGTTTACTTTCTCTGAATTGATACAATGGAAATATATGTTTGGTCATTAGACAATAcaaacgtaattttatttaaaaaataaacaaaaaatcgtaTATCATcctctttatattttttttgtgctATAGCATAGTGGTTAAGAATCACAGAGTTAGTTATTTCTACATCACAATTGCATGAACtgtaatacaaaaacataaaaaatattgggGAAACCAATCCGTGTAAACGTGTAACTTTAAATCGAAACATATAGCTTTACTGAACTAAGATCAACCCAATCCTTAGCCAAGTTATGAAATGTGTCATGGTAAAATGTTTGCCTCCCACTGACTGGCTTCCAAGTCATTGATACAATAATCGATCTGTATCTATGTCTGTTGCCTTGTATACTATTCGCAGATCATTGATATTGCCACACgacata contains:
- the LOC128881088 gene encoding 27 kDa hemolymph protein-like, which produces MTKYLTATVVVILCGLLGYTNSQGSLPNTDEVLNKVSNVLDLNSLNVSSIPDLESLNTSAIPALNDARNLLKQKCDQNGGEGAFETADRAKGEIAQCLKSFVNVTKLQEEMEKYKPTGDLDIVFKNYCRKTPMLKSCVSNFTAAIEPCLEPKEKENKKIIQNITDSLLSFICFKEGDRIALFISADGPECLQSKQQDIGNCLNATFGSYLPPVDSNGGLLGGLESLPSLILGPKECSDVSKLQTCIVNKLETCSDPTPANIVDSIFNFIFRVTPCRGLTTARSAASSRSTISLLTTSIVFLLLRFV
- the LOC128881086 gene encoding interferon-related developmental regulator 2, coding for MPGKGSRKGKSGHGGKKAELTSDEDSINNDACSVSSSQSDNRSMLDDVNDNNEVEEFSQQEAFEEKLKEAIDGLTQRSAKGRTVCFNGIEKIFAIKYVPDFVEDRKMTIADAVERGLKKGRSEEQSTAARLSTLLCVQLGAFESAETVCKDLKSTLTFIASDTTASTQARSECCWALSMNQFLSGNDVVDTIEIVQLLSGIFSGSYLKGNGAIQNISSEMAALHATAISSWTLLLTVMSPADIHNLLASDRTNTYMPSLNRLRELLESPHLDVRLSAGEALAVIFELGRDFSCDYEQGWSLDLIEVLKELATDSNKYRAKKDRKQQRANFRDILHYIEEDIVPEMHVKFGQEVLYLEGWCARTQYNACCRLLGPGINIHLAENQLLREIFHLGNKVLPIQPNQKTTKLERTLMNAAAFKARTIQRNKNRDKRSAALAP